The DNA segment CCGTAATATTGTATATTTTCGCTTTGGTCGCATTATATATATTAAGCATATCTGTACTGTTGAGAAAATCAATTGTCATTCCTGTAAAGACAAAATCAGGTGTAAAACCTACAATTTTCAGCATACTTTCAATATGTATATTTTCTGATGCTTCATTTTTGCTCAAAAAGGAGTATTTCATATCTGTACTGATGACTTTTGATGGCTCTACAGGACTGATCTTATTTTTGATTTTATTCACAATTCTCATAACAAGATTGGCCTTCGCTGATGAAAGAGATAAATGCCTGTATTGCTTTATGAAATTTTCATTCTTTGTTTTATGCTTTACACACATGACGACATCATGTCCCATATTTTTGATAATATGGGCAACTTTATAAGCGGCTTCATATGCGCCATTTACATCACCTGTTGAAAGTATTAATATATTTTTTTTATCCATTGCTATTACATCCATATTACAGGGGGAGTTATAATGCCATTGTCTGTGTCTCCGGCAAGAAAATTTTCATGTCCTGTTTCGATGATATTAAGCTGGATACCTCCCTCTACAATATCGTAAAGTTCTACTGAAGGGGTATCTATTGCCAAGGAAAGCAGATAAGTATTTGGGATTAATTTGCCGCCTTCTATTTTTAAAATAAAATTGTTTTCATTTTTTTCTTCGAAAACTTTTCTTGTAATGAATATTACATTTTCAAATTTATCTAAAATGGCAATATTTACTCTAATGCCTTTATTTACATCCCTGTTAATGAAGCTTATATCAAGATTAATATCTTCATTATGGCCAAACTCCGTTGTCTCTACAGATTTATTATTATATATCCTAACTCTTTTAATCTGGGCTTTTTTGCTAAGGTCTTCTATGTATCTAAATTCAATATTAGGGGACAGTTCATTGATAATATAATTTTCTAATACACTGTTGATGTCTCCCCGATGAGCTATCTTGCCGTTTTTCATCAATATTCCGGATGTGCAAAGCTGCTTCACGGCCGTCATGTTATGGCTTACAAAAAGTACGGTTCTTCCTTCTCCTTTCGTTACATCTCCCATTTTCCCAAGGCATTTTTTTTGAAACTCTGCATCTCCTACTGCCAGAACTTCATCTACAATCAGAATTTCAGATTCCAGATGTGCAGCAACTGCGAAAGCAAGGCGTACATACATCCCGGACGAATATCTTTTTACGGGAGTATCAATATATCTTTCCACTCCGGAGAAATCCACTATTTCATCAAATTTTCTACAAATCTCTTTTCGGGTCATTCCGAGGATGGCGCCGTTCAGAAATACATTCTCTCTGCCTGTCATTTCAGGATGGAAACCTGTTCCTACTTCTAACAGCGATGCAATTCGACCATGGGTATATATTTTTCCTGTTGTAGGTTTGGTGACTTTGCTTAATAATTTCAAAAGAGTAGATTTGCCGGCACCGTTTCTTCCGATAATACCTACAGCGTCGCCCTGCTCAATTTCAAAATTGATGTCCTGCAGAGACCATACATAGTCAGATTCACCTTGTATAGTTCTGTCATTTGCCTCGCCGATCTTTAGATAAGGATCTTCCTTTCCTCTGATTTTGTACCACATACGGTTGAGGTCATGAGAGAGAGTCCCGGTGCCTACCTGTCCTAATCTGTATTGTTTCGATATATTTTCTGCTTTTAAAGCCAGCATAATAATAGTATTGGGAATGTTAATAAAATTTTTTTAAACGGTGTCCATAAAAGTTTTCTCCACCTTATTGAATATAAGGGTTCCCGCCATCAAAAGTAAAAGAATAATACATGTGCTTACTGCAAGCATTAGAGGAGAAAAGTCTCCTGTTCCCAGCCATGCATGTTTAAAACACTCAAAAATCCCTGTTAATGGATTGTAAAAAGCCAGCTTTTTAAAAAATCCGGGTAAGGATGACGTAGGATAGATTACAGGAGTTGCATACATGTACAGGCTCACTCCAAATACCAAAAGCATGCTGAGGTCTTTGTATTTTGTGGTCAGGGAAGAGAATATCATTCCTGTGCCTAATGCAAAAAACGCCATAAGAATAATAAGGAATGGTGTTGCCAGCATCCATATATTGGGATGAATTGCTCCCTTAAATAAATAATATATCCAGACCATAAGGAATAACAGAAACTGTACCCCGAAACGCATAAGATTTGAAATAACAATAGATACAGGCGTTACAAGTCTTGGGAAATATACTTTTCCGAAAATGCCTGCGTTTCCTACGAAAGTGGAAGATGTACCCAGAAGGCACGAAGAAAAATAATTCCAGAGGGTGACCCCCGAAAGATAAAATAACAAAGGTGGTGCGCCATCTGTAGGCAGCCGTGCTATTTTGCCAAAAACAATGAGAAAAGTAATTGTCGTAAAGATAGGGTTTATAAAAAACCAGATGGGACCTAAAATTGTCTGTTTAAAACCAGATATGAAATCTCTTTTTACAAACATGTAAACGAGATCTTTGTAATTCCATACCTCTTTTAATTTTAAATCGAGCAGAGAATGCCGGGCTTCAATTATTTCGGTCCACTTTTTTTGTGGTTCATTCATTTGTGTTATGTTTATTGCAAATTTATATTATTTTCTTATATGTAGTATATTTATTCTTAAAAATTTATTATTAGGTTAAAAAAATTAAAGGTTATCTTCAATATGGGAACATATTATATTGTGAAAACCAATTAAAATGCTGTTTTTGGTGGACTTATTCCGTTTATTTATTTACCAGCTGTTTTAAATACTCGCCGTAGCCACTTTTTCCATATTTTACCGCTGTTTCCAACAGCTTTTCTTCATTGATGAATTTGTTTCTGAAGGCAATTTCTTCAATGCAACCGATTTTAAATCCCTGCCTTTTTTCAATTACCCGAACAAATTCCGACGCATCATTCAGAGACTCAAAAGTTCCGGTATCAAGCCATGCAGTACCTCTGTCTAAAACGCCTACTTCAAGCTTTCCTTTATTAAGATAAACGTTATTTACATCGGTGATTTCAAGTTCACCTCTCGTGGAAGGCTGTATGTTTTTTGCAATTTCAACAACCTCATTGTCATAAAAATATAATCCTGGAACAGCATAATTGGATTTTGGTTTCAGTGGTTTTTCTTCAATGGAAACCGCTTTAAAATCATCATCAAATTCTACCACTCCATACCGTTCAGGATCTGAGACGTGGTATGCGAAAACAACCCCACCTTCCGGGTTAGTTTTATTTTTAAGCAAAGTTCCCATCTCGGAGCCATAGAAAATATTATCACCCAAAACCAACGCCGCGGCGTCGTTTCCAATGAACTGATCGCCCAGAATGAAGGCCTGTGCCAGTCCGTCCGGGCTTGGCTGCACTACATATTGGATGTTACATCCTATTTGTGAGCCGTCACCCAAAAGCTTGATAAAACCTTCCTGATCATGGGGTGTTGTAATAATCAGAATATCCTTTATCCCGGCTAATAATAAAGTAGACAGCGGGTAATAAATCATCGGCTTGTCATAAATAGGCATCAGTTGTTTACTGACTGCAATGGTAAGAGGATAAAGTCTGGTACCTGAACCTCCTGCTAAAATAATACCTTTCATTGTATTGTGTTTAGTGATATTGTTTTTCGTAGTATTTCTGATAGTCTCCGCTTGTTACATTTTCCAGCCACTCTTTATTTTCCAGATACCAGTCGATGGTTTTGGCCAATCCTTCTTCAAAAGTTACCGACGGCTTCCATCCCAGATCTTTATTCAGTTTCGTAGCATCGATAGCATAGCGTTTATCATGGCCCGGTCTGTCTTTTACAAACGTGATCAGCTTTTCAGAATAACCTTCCGGTCTGTTCAGTTTTGCATCCATTTGTCGGATAAGTTCTTTTACCAGATCAATATTCTGCCATTCGTTGAATCCTCCGATATTGTAGGTTTCTCCCGTTTTGGCTTTATTGAAAATCTGGTGGATTGCTTTTGCGTGATCAATTACAAAAAGCCAGTCTCTGGTATATTTACCGTCACCGTAAATTGGCAAAGGTTTTTCATTGATAATATTTGAAATACAAAGTGGAATAAGCTTTTCAGGAAAATGGTTGGGACCATAATTATTTGAACAGTTTGATACGATAAAAGGCATTCCGTAGGTGTTTCCATAAGCTCTCACCAGATGGTCGGATGCTGCTTTTGAAGCTGAATAAGGAGACTGTGGATCGTACGGCGTTGTTTCTAAAAAGAATCCGGTTTCACCCAAACTTCCATACACTTCGTCGGTAGAAATATGATAAAAAAGATTTTTTCTTTGTTCATTCGGGAATCTTCCATGGGTGTGGTCGGGATTAAGTGTCCAGAATTCTTTACATAAATTTAAAAGATTCGCCGTACCGTTTACGTTGGTATTGATGAATGCCATTGGGTCCGTGATGCTTCTGTCTACATGGCTTTCTGCTGCCAGATGTACAACCGCATCAGGATTATATTTTTCAAAAACTGTTCTTAATTCTTCAGGATTGGTAATATCTGCTTTTTCGAAAACATAATTAGGCTCATTTTCAATATCCTTTAAGTTTTCAAGATTTCCTGCATAAGTAAGCGCATCCAGATTGATAATGGTAATCTCAGGATTATTTTTTACAAATTCTCTTACCACATGCGAACCGATGAATCCGGCACCGCCTGTAATGATTATATTTTTCATTTTTTTAATTTATAATGGTTTTGCGGCCAATGCTTTTATAATAGAATCCGTTTTGCTCGGGAATTTCCAAAGGATACATATTTCTTCCGTCAAAAACAGCTTTGTTTTTCATTTTTTTAGCCATGAGTTCAAAATTAGGATTTTTGAATTCGGGCCATTCCGTTGCAATGAATAAGGCATCTGCGTTTTCCACTGCTTCGTACATGGTTTTGGCAAAATGAATTTTATTCCCAAGAATTTTTTTTACATTATTTTCTGCAACGGAATCATACGCAACAATTTTTGCGCCTTTTTGCAATAAAATGGAAATATTATCAAGTGAAGACGCCTCGCGGATGTCGTCGGTATTTGCTTTAAAAGCCAAGCCCCACATTGCAATTGTTTTTCCTTCAATGCTTCCGCCGAAATATTTTTCAATTTCTCCAACTAGGATTACTTTTTGTGCGGCATTCACTTTTTCAGTTGCCTCCAGAATCTGAAAGTCAAACTCTTCATTTTTTCCTGATTTTATCAGAGCCTTTACATCTTTTGGAAAACAGCTGCCACCATACCCGATTCCAGGAAACAGGAATCTGTGGCCTATTCTGTCATCACTTCCCATTCCCAGACGAACTTTATCTACATCTGCTCCCACCTTTTCACAGTAGTTGGCAATTTCATTCATGAAGGTAATTTTTACGGCAAGAAATGAATTGGCTGCATATTTTGTGAGTTCGGATGATTTTTCATCCATAAATATAATAGGAATCCCGGTGTTGGTAAATGGCTGATAGATTTTTGCCATAATATCCTTTGCTTTTTCCGAACTAGAGCCTACAACCACTCTTGAAGGATTCATAGAATCTTCAACGGCAAAACCTTCTCTCAGGAACTCCGGATTGGAAACCACGTCAAAAGGAATTTGGGTTTTAGATTCAATAACCTCCCTTACTTTATCGGCAGTACCTACAGGAACGGTACTTTTATTTACAATAACTTTATAACCGGTCATCATGTCTCCGATATCGGAAGCAACCTTCAGAACGTAAGAAAGGTCTGCAGATCCGTCTTCTCCCGGCGGGGTTGGCAAAGCAAGGTAGATTACTTCGCTTTTGTCTAATGCTTTTTTTAAATCGGTTGTGAAAAATAATCTTTCGGATTGAATATTTCTTAAAAACATCTCCTCAAGATTCGGCTCATAAATGGGAACTATGCCGTTTTTCATCCCTTCAACTTTTTTTTCATCAATATCTACACAGTATACTGAATTTCCAAGTTCTGCTAAAGTCGTTCCTGTGACTAATCCTACATAACCTGTTCCTACAATAGTAATATTCAAAGTAAATGTATTTTTAAAATTAGTACAAAAGTAATAAAAATACCATCATGGTAATGTTTTAAATAATAATTAACTTATTGTATTGATAATAAGATATTTTGCATTTCTGAGAAATATTCGTATATTTGCATTGGATTTACGGAAAAAAATGGGAAGGCCTTCGGAAGAAAGCCTTTTTTCGTACGGGTAAATCATCATTTTAAATAACATATGGAGTTTAGAAAAAGAATTGAAGAATTATTAAATGATTTTCTGGAAACCAGAAAAGATTTATTTCTTATAGATCTGAAAATTTCTCCCGGAGATGATATTACAGTGATTTTGGATGGCGACAACGGAGTCTCTCTGCAGGATTGCCTTGATGCAAGCCGTGCAATAGAATTCAATATGGACCGTGAAGAACATGATTTCAGTCTTCAGGTAATGTCTGCCGGTCTGAGTGAGCCGCTTGCCACTCAGAGACAGTTTGCTAAAAATATCGGAAGAGAGATTGAAGTTTTAATGAATGACTCTTCAAAAATTGAAGGAGAGCTGGTAAAAGCAGACGAAGAAAAGATTACACTTATCCTGCGGTATCGCAAACCAAAAGATATTGGTAAAGGTAAAGTAGATGTAGAGGAGGAAAAGGAAATTCCATACTCAGACATTAAAAAAGCATTAGTAACAATTAAATTTTAAAAGAAAAAAGAATACATGGACAATATAGCGTTGATTGAATCCTTTGGTGATTTTAAAGACGAAAAGGGAATCAGTAAGATTGATCTTATGGCAATTATTGAAGATTCACTGAAAACTCTTTTAAGAAAGAGATACGATTCGGATGATCATTTTGATGTGATTGTGAATCCTGATAAAGGAGATTTTCAGATATTTTTAAATAAAACCATTGTAGAAGACGAGATGTCTGAAGACGATGATCTTGAAATAGAAATTTCCGAAGCTAAAAAGATCGATCCAACATTTGAAGTAGGAGAAGATTTTACCATGGAAATTCCTGTTGCACAGTTGGGAAGAAGAAATATTCTTACCCTGAAGCAGATTTTGGCTACGAAATTGCAGGAGCACAACAATGCTATGCTGTATGAGCAGTTCAAAGACAGAATCGGAGAGATTGTTGTAGGAGAAATTCACCATATTCGCCACAAGCACGTAATTCTGCTTGATGATGAAGGAAATGAATTTATACTTCCCAAAGAAAATCAGATTCCTTCCGATTTCTTTAAAAAAGGAGAAAATATCAGAGCTATTGTAGAAACAGTAGATTTCAAAGGGTCAAAACCACAGATTATTATTTCCAGAACTGCACCTAAATTTCTTGAGAAATTATTAGAACTGGAAATTCCTGAAATCCAGGACGGAACGATTATTTTGAAAAAAGTAGTGAGAATTCCTGGTGAGAAAGCAAAAATTGCAGTAGATGCTTACGACGACAGAATTGATCCGGTAGGAGCTTGTGTAGGGGTGAAGGGATCAAGAATTCACGGTGTGGTAAGAGAATTGAGAAATGAAAATATCGATGTGATCCAGTGGTCTAAAAACCCTGAAATTTTGGTAAAGAGAGCTTTAGGAAATGTTACCATCAATAAAATTGACATCAACGAGGAACAACAGTATGCGTTAGTATACACTCCGGTTGAAGAGATTTCCAAAGTAATCGGAAAACAAGGTCAGAATATCAGACTTGCTTCTTGGCTGACAGGTTATGAGATCGATGTACACAGAGAAGCCAGTGAAGATGATGATGTTGAACTGAAAGAATTCAATGACGATATTGATCAGTGGATTATTGATGAATTCAAGAAAGTGGGGCTTACCACTGCAAAATCGGTTTTGGATAAAGAAACCGAAAGTTTATTGAATATGGTAGATCTTGAAGAGGAAACCATTGAAGAAGTGAAACGTATTCTGAGAGAAGAATTTGAAGATTAAGATTTGTAAATAAATTTTAATAAACAGTAAAAAAGAAATACTTTAATTTTAAGAATTAAAAAACAGTAAATAATATAGATGCCAAAAATTAGATTAAATAAAGCGGTTAAGGAATTCAACATTTCCATGTCCAGATTAGTAGAATTTTTACAGTCAAAAGGCATTGAGGTTGAAAGCAATCCTAACGCTCAATTAGAAGAAGCGGCATATTCTGCATTGGAGGCTGAGTTTGCCAAGGACGGCGAACAGCGCAAGGCTTCCCATGAGGTGGTGATCACAAAAGTTCCGGAAGAAAAACTGGAAATTGAAGAAAAGAAAACCCCTGAAGTAATAAGAGCTAAAGCTAATAAACCGGAAACTAAAATTTTAGGGAAAATAGACTTAGAGGCTAAAAAACCTGAAGTGGAAGAAACTCCTGCTCCAAAGCCGGAACCTGTGGCTGAAGAGAAAAAAGAAGTTGCTCCTGAAGTTAAAGCAACACCTGAAAAGCAGGAATTCAAAGTTCTGGATAAAATAGATTTGTCTCAGATCGAGTCCCGAAACAGACCCGTGAAAAAAGACAAACCGAAAACAGAAGATAAAAAAGAAGAGGAAAAACCTGTGGAAAAAGCACCTGAAGCGGTGAAAGAAACACCTAAACCAGCTGAGGAAGTGGCTCCAAAACCTGTAGAAACGAAAGTGGAAGCTCCAAAGCAGGATGATGATCAACAGGAACCTCAGAAAATTGAAACCGTTTACCAAAAGCTTGACGGACCTAAAATCGTTGGGGAAAAAATCGACTTAACGCAGTTTGCTCCTAAACAAGGCGCAGGTGCTAAAAAGAAGAGAAAAAGAATTGAGAAGCCGGGACAAAACCCACAAGGTGGAAACAATAACCAACAGGGAGGTAATAACCAAGGTCAGGGAAATCGTCCGCAAGGTCAAGGAGGTCAGGGTGGAAACCGTAACCAGGGTCAGGGTGGACAAGGCGGTAACCGTTTTGGAAACAATAACCAGGGTGGCGGACAAGGAAACCGTCCTCAGGGACAAGGTGGCCAAGGTGGAAACCGTTTTGGAAACAATAATCAAGGTGGTCAAAACCGTCCTCAAGGACAAGGAGGCCAAGGAGGAAACAGAGGTGGATTCAACAGAGGCGGACAAGGCGGAAACAGACCTGGTCAAAGAACAATGCCTGTTGAATTAACTGATGAACAAGTAAAAAACCAAATCAAGGAAACCCTTGAAAAACTTACGAATAAAGGAGGTAAATCCAAATCTGCAAAACACAGAAAAGATAAAAGGAACTTCCGTAGAGAGCAGGACGAACGTCAGCAGGAAATTGATGCAGCAGACAGAACATTAAAGGTAACTGAATTCATCACGGTTGGTGAATTGGCAAGTTTAATGAACGTGTCTCCTACAGAAGTAATCTCTGCATGTTTCTCATTAGGAGTTATGGTTACGATGAACCAGAGACTGGAAGCTGATACCTTATTATTAGTAGCAGACGAATTCGGTTATAAAATTGAATTCTCAGATGCTGATCTTGGAGAATCTGATGCAGAAGAGGAAATCGACTCTGAAGAAGATCTTCTTCCAAGAGCTCCGATTGTAACCGTAATGGGTCACGTTGACCACGGTAAAACATCTTTACTTGACTATATCAGAAAAACCAACGTAATTGCCGGTGAATCCGGAGGAATTACGCAGCACATCGGTGCTTATAATGTGAAACTGGAAAACGGACAGAGAATTACATTCTTAGATACACCGGGTCACGAAGCGTTTACGGCGATGAGAGCGAGAGGTGCACAGGTTACTGATATTGCAATTATCGTAATTGCTGCCGATGATGATGTAATGCCTCAGACAAAAGAAGCAATCTCCCATGCACAGGCTGCAGGGGTACCAATGATTATTGCCATCAACAAAGTTGATAAGCCGAATGCAAATCCTGATAATATTCGTCAGCAGCTTTCCGGGATGAATATCCTGGTAGAAGAATGGGGTGGAAATGTTCAGGCACAGGAAATTTCAGCTAAATTTGGTAACAATGTGGATGTATTGCTTGAGAAAGTTTTATTACAGGCCGAATTACTTGAATTAAAAGCAAATCCTGATCGTTCTGCAAACGGAGTGGTTATTGAAGCTTCTCTTGATAAGGGTAGAGGCTATGTAGCAACGATGTTGGTGCAAACCGGAACTTTAAGAGTTGGAGATTATGTGGTGGCAGGTAAAAATCACGGTAAAGTAAAAGCTTTGCTTGATGAAAGGGGTAAAAATCTTTCTGAAGCAGGTCCTTCCATTCCGGCAACTATTTTAGGTCTGGATGGAGCACCTACAGCAGGTGATAAATTCCGGGTTTATGCTGATGAAAGTGAAGGTAAAGCCATTGCCAACAAGAGAGAACAGCTACAGAGAGAACTATCAATCAGAACTAAAAAACATACGACTCTTGAAGAATTAGGCAGA comes from the Chryseobacterium nepalense genome and includes:
- a CDS encoding polysaccharide ABC transporter ATP-binding protein; translation: MLALKAENISKQYRLGQVGTGTLSHDLNRMWYKIRGKEDPYLKIGEANDRTIQGESDYVWSLQDINFEIEQGDAVGIIGRNGAGKSTLLKLLSKVTKPTTGKIYTHGRIASLLEVGTGFHPEMTGRENVFLNGAILGMTRKEICRKFDEIVDFSGVERYIDTPVKRYSSGMYVRLAFAVAAHLESEILIVDEVLAVGDAEFQKKCLGKMGDVTKGEGRTVLFVSHNMTAVKQLCTSGILMKNGKIAHRGDINSVLENYIINELSPNIEFRYIEDLSKKAQIKRVRIYNNKSVETTEFGHNEDINLDISFINRDVNKGIRVNIAILDKFENVIFITRKVFEEKNENNFILKIEGGKLIPNTYLLSLAIDTPSVELYDIVEGGIQLNIIETGHENFLAGDTDNGIITPPVIWM
- a CDS encoding ABC transporter permease is translated as MNEPQKKWTEIIEARHSLLDLKLKEVWNYKDLVYMFVKRDFISGFKQTILGPIWFFINPIFTTITFLIVFGKIARLPTDGAPPLLFYLSGVTLWNYFSSCLLGTSSTFVGNAGIFGKVYFPRLVTPVSIVISNLMRFGVQFLLFLMVWIYYLFKGAIHPNIWMLATPFLIILMAFFALGTGMIFSSLTTKYKDLSMLLVFGVSLYMYATPVIYPTSSLPGFFKKLAFYNPLTGIFECFKHAWLGTGDFSPLMLAVSTCIILLLLMAGTLIFNKVEKTFMDTV
- the rfbA gene encoding glucose-1-phosphate thymidylyltransferase RfbA, coding for MKGIILAGGSGTRLYPLTIAVSKQLMPIYDKPMIYYPLSTLLLAGIKDILIITTPHDQEGFIKLLGDGSQIGCNIQYVVQPSPDGLAQAFILGDQFIGNDAAALVLGDNIFYGSEMGTLLKNKTNPEGGVVFAYHVSDPERYGVVEFDDDFKAVSIEEKPLKPKSNYAVPGLYFYDNEVVEIAKNIQPSTRGELEITDVNNVYLNKGKLEVGVLDRGTAWLDTGTFESLNDASEFVRVIEKRQGFKIGCIEEIAFRNKFINEEKLLETAVKYGKSGYGEYLKQLVNK
- the rfbB gene encoding dTDP-glucose 4,6-dehydratase, with product MKNIIITGGAGFIGSHVVREFVKNNPEITIINLDALTYAGNLENLKDIENEPNYVFEKADITNPEELRTVFEKYNPDAVVHLAAESHVDRSITDPMAFINTNVNGTANLLNLCKEFWTLNPDHTHGRFPNEQRKNLFYHISTDEVYGSLGETGFFLETTPYDPQSPYSASKAASDHLVRAYGNTYGMPFIVSNCSNNYGPNHFPEKLIPLCISNIINEKPLPIYGDGKYTRDWLFVIDHAKAIHQIFNKAKTGETYNIGGFNEWQNIDLVKELIRQMDAKLNRPEGYSEKLITFVKDRPGHDKRYAIDATKLNKDLGWKPSVTFEEGLAKTIDWYLENKEWLENVTSGDYQKYYEKQYH
- a CDS encoding UDP-glucose dehydrogenase family protein, which produces MNITIVGTGYVGLVTGTTLAELGNSVYCVDIDEKKVEGMKNGIVPIYEPNLEEMFLRNIQSERLFFTTDLKKALDKSEVIYLALPTPPGEDGSADLSYVLKVASDIGDMMTGYKVIVNKSTVPVGTADKVREVIESKTQIPFDVVSNPEFLREGFAVEDSMNPSRVVVGSSSEKAKDIMAKIYQPFTNTGIPIIFMDEKSSELTKYAANSFLAVKITFMNEIANYCEKVGADVDKVRLGMGSDDRIGHRFLFPGIGYGGSCFPKDVKALIKSGKNEEFDFQILEATEKVNAAQKVILVGEIEKYFGGSIEGKTIAMWGLAFKANTDDIREASSLDNISILLQKGAKIVAYDSVAENNVKKILGNKIHFAKTMYEAVENADALFIATEWPEFKNPNFELMAKKMKNKAVFDGRNMYPLEIPEQNGFYYKSIGRKTIIN
- the rimP gene encoding ribosome assembly cofactor RimP → MEFRKRIEELLNDFLETRKDLFLIDLKISPGDDITVILDGDNGVSLQDCLDASRAIEFNMDREEHDFSLQVMSAGLSEPLATQRQFAKNIGREIEVLMNDSSKIEGELVKADEEKITLILRYRKPKDIGKGKVDVEEEKEIPYSDIKKALVTIKF
- the nusA gene encoding transcription termination factor NusA, with the translated sequence MDNIALIESFGDFKDEKGISKIDLMAIIEDSLKTLLRKRYDSDDHFDVIVNPDKGDFQIFLNKTIVEDEMSEDDDLEIEISEAKKIDPTFEVGEDFTMEIPVAQLGRRNILTLKQILATKLQEHNNAMLYEQFKDRIGEIVVGEIHHIRHKHVILLDDEGNEFILPKENQIPSDFFKKGENIRAIVETVDFKGSKPQIIISRTAPKFLEKLLELEIPEIQDGTIILKKVVRIPGEKAKIAVDAYDDRIDPVGACVGVKGSRIHGVVRELRNENIDVIQWSKNPEILVKRALGNVTINKIDINEEQQYALVYTPVEEISKVIGKQGQNIRLASWLTGYEIDVHREASEDDDVELKEFNDDIDQWIIDEFKKVGLTTAKSVLDKETESLLNMVDLEEETIEEVKRILREEFED
- the infB gene encoding translation initiation factor IF-2: MPKIRLNKAVKEFNISMSRLVEFLQSKGIEVESNPNAQLEEAAYSALEAEFAKDGEQRKASHEVVITKVPEEKLEIEEKKTPEVIRAKANKPETKILGKIDLEAKKPEVEETPAPKPEPVAEEKKEVAPEVKATPEKQEFKVLDKIDLSQIESRNRPVKKDKPKTEDKKEEEKPVEKAPEAVKETPKPAEEVAPKPVETKVEAPKQDDDQQEPQKIETVYQKLDGPKIVGEKIDLTQFAPKQGAGAKKKRKRIEKPGQNPQGGNNNQQGGNNQGQGNRPQGQGGQGGNRNQGQGGQGGNRFGNNNQGGGQGNRPQGQGGQGGNRFGNNNQGGQNRPQGQGGQGGNRGGFNRGGQGGNRPGQRTMPVELTDEQVKNQIKETLEKLTNKGGKSKSAKHRKDKRNFRREQDERQQEIDAADRTLKVTEFITVGELASLMNVSPTEVISACFSLGVMVTMNQRLEADTLLLVADEFGYKIEFSDADLGESDAEEEIDSEEDLLPRAPIVTVMGHVDHGKTSLLDYIRKTNVIAGESGGITQHIGAYNVKLENGQRITFLDTPGHEAFTAMRARGAQVTDIAIIVIAADDDVMPQTKEAISHAQAAGVPMIIAINKVDKPNANPDNIRQQLSGMNILVEEWGGNVQAQEISAKFGNNVDVLLEKVLLQAELLELKANPDRSANGVVIEASLDKGRGYVATMLVQTGTLRVGDYVVAGKNHGKVKALLDERGKNLSEAGPSIPATILGLDGAPTAGDKFRVYADESEGKAIANKREQLQRELSIRTKKHTTLEELGRRIALGEFKELNIILKGDVDGSVEALSDQLQRLSTEEISVKILHSGVGQITESDINLAAASDAIIIGFNVRAGANAKDLADREEIEIRTYSVIYKAIDEVKEAMEGMLSPEIQEQVIGNVEIREVFKISKVGTIAGCMVLTGKVTRQSKVRLLRDGIVKFDGELESLKRFKDDVKEVTKGYECGLNLKGYNDIETGDILEVYEEVAVKKKLK